From the genome of Virgibacillus proomii, one region includes:
- a CDS encoding ATP-binding protein DrrA1-3 family domain-containing protein, giving the protein MDYTSALINKHGEKQLEIQVNTMEHMVTEKIQNVPNVDLVNLVNSTIYIQSSNIVEVTERVLRIIRQEGIKVGKFNVRESNLEDVFLKLTGKKLRD; this is encoded by the coding sequence GTGGACTATACATCAGCTTTAATAAATAAACATGGCGAAAAACAACTGGAGATTCAAGTTAATACTATGGAACATATGGTTACTGAGAAAATTCAAAATGTTCCTAATGTAGATCTCGTTAATCTAGTCAATAGTACTATTTATATTCAATCTTCTAATATAGTAGAAGTTACAGAAAGAGTGTTAAGGATAATCAGGCAAGAAGGTATCAAAGTAGGTAAGTTTAATGTTAGGGAGTCAAATCTTGAAGATGTCTTTCTTAAGCTTACCGGTAAAAAGTTACGCGATTAG
- a CDS encoding ABC transporter permease has translation MKIWHIAAKDLHIFLRDIPGLAYLIMTPIIVIAIASFALSGMFTEGEVEQFSVPIVVNDVGEATNGLLDVLQDTQALKLVKTYKNSKGEKQPMTIKKAKRMLTETKAAIVIPEGFSKKVEEGDYAEVTVIADPVDKVIPGVVTDVVSQYTSKLSMGQVSNKVAITVLQSSVFKIEQMHRVKVDPSEEINFIKEKSEEYVNNPPITVNVENAELDKGVRKATPFESNVPGYAVMFVLLGTATAATSLLDERDRGTLRKLQSLPISRLSILSGKMLSNFLTALFQMFVLFTVGHFAFGMWLGNSILGLIILIVATAFAATGLAMIIASLCKTRAQANGVSLLIVLSMSVLGGSWWPLYIVPEWLQKVAHVTLTAWPMGGFNNLLIYGEGLNSILLPVTVLFSMGVVFLLLSVRLFRFN, from the coding sequence ATGAAAATATGGCATATAGCAGCTAAGGATTTACATATATTCTTGCGTGATATTCCTGGACTTGCATATTTAATTATGACACCAATAATTGTTATTGCAATTGCTAGTTTTGCGTTGTCAGGAATGTTTACGGAAGGTGAGGTTGAGCAATTTTCAGTTCCAATTGTAGTGAATGATGTGGGAGAGGCGACCAATGGTCTACTAGATGTTTTACAAGATACTCAGGCATTGAAATTAGTAAAGACCTATAAGAATTCCAAAGGTGAGAAACAACCTATGACTATAAAAAAGGCAAAGCGTATGTTAACTGAAACAAAAGCGGCAATTGTTATACCGGAGGGGTTCTCTAAAAAAGTGGAAGAAGGAGATTATGCTGAAGTTACTGTTATAGCTGATCCAGTTGATAAAGTTATTCCTGGTGTAGTAACAGATGTTGTCTCTCAATATACATCTAAATTATCCATGGGACAAGTGTCTAATAAAGTTGCAATTACAGTACTGCAAAGCTCAGTATTTAAAATTGAACAAATGCATAGGGTAAAAGTTGATCCATCCGAAGAGATCAATTTTATCAAAGAAAAAAGTGAGGAGTATGTCAACAACCCACCAATAACAGTTAATGTAGAAAATGCGGAATTGGATAAAGGAGTGCGAAAGGCTACACCTTTTGAATCCAACGTACCTGGATATGCGGTGATGTTTGTATTATTAGGGACCGCAACCGCTGCTACAAGTTTGTTAGATGAGCGTGATCGTGGAACATTACGAAAACTGCAAAGCCTTCCAATATCTAGATTATCCATCTTGAGTGGAAAAATGTTATCCAATTTCTTAACCGCATTATTTCAAATGTTTGTCTTATTCACTGTTGGCCATTTTGCGTTTGGAATGTGGTTAGGTAACTCAATTCTAGGATTAATTATCTTAATAGTTGCCACTGCGTTTGCAGCTACAGGGCTTGCAATGATCATTGCTTCATTATGTAAAACGCGTGCCCAAGCCAATGGAGTATCTTTATTAATCGTCTTATCAATGTCTGTGTTAGGAGGGTCATGGTGGCCTTTATACATTGTACCTGAATGGTTACAGAAAGTGGCTCATGTGACACTAACTGCCTGGCCAATGGGTGGTTTTAATAACTTGCTAATTTACGGAGAAGGGTTGAATTCAATACTTTTACCCGTTACGGTTTTATTTAGTATGGGAGTTGTATTCCTCTTATTGTCTGTTCGACTATTTAGGTTTAACTAA